The Coffea eugenioides isolate CCC68of chromosome 8, Ceug_1.0, whole genome shotgun sequence genome has a segment encoding these proteins:
- the LOC113781280 gene encoding upstream activation factor subunit UAF30-like, with product MASTAGVFGNRCRALMAAAKTSVTSTTAGSAAAKTSGRRNGILKTQPVSPALRQFVGAPETSRTDAVKKVWVYVKSKKLQNPNNKKEIYCDEKLKTIFEGKEKVGFTEIAKLLSKHFQKAA from the exons ATGGCGTCGACCGCTGGGGTTTTCGGAAACCGCTGCAGAGCACTCATGGCAGCCGCTAAGACCTCCGTCACCTCCACCACTGCCGGCTCCGCCGCTGCCAAAACTTCTGGCCGCAGAAATGGCATCCTGAAGACGCAGCCTGTCTCCCCTGCTCTCCGCCAGTTCGTTGGTGCACCTGAAACTTCCCGCACTGACGCCGTCAAGAAAGTCTGGGTTTACGTCAAATCCAAAAAGCTTCAG AATCCAAACAACAAGAAAGAGATCTACTGTGATGAGAAGCTGAAGACCATATTTGAAGGCAAGGAGAAAGTTGGATTTACTGAGATTGCGAAGCTGCTTTCCAAGCATTTCCAGAAGGCTGCATAA
- the LOC113780304 gene encoding uncharacterized protein LOC113780304, with protein MDNFVVRKSGGLNVRQTTISEKWKKQDRDEVCQIMARWFYTSAIPFNAVNNPLFPLMIRKLGEYGKGLKPPSYHEMRVTFLKKEVQETLNLLNMYKKEWKKTGCTIMSDGWSDQRKRTMNNFLVNSPAGTVFLSSVDTTDISKTAQKLFELLDGIVEKIGEDNVVQVITDNASNYKTAGKILMEKRKRLFWTPCAAHCIDLMLEDFQKFDSLHKVTIQKAKSVVTYIYSWGTVINWMKQFTNGKELIRPGVTRFATSYLTMRRLSELKGNLFNFFCSDKKKTSMYARRNKGKKIESIIFDNQQFWPNVELCLKIASPLIKVLRMVDSDEKPAMGFLYKAIDQAKEEIKQNVNNIRKRFESAFAIIDKRWEDQLSHPLHATGYYLNPQFQYSPDFQSDANIKRGLYDCIAKMVPESGERVKIDLQLDDFRHANGLFGHENAVLTRNKKSPADWWESYGDECPELKNFAIRILSLTCSSSGCERNWSAFELIIMFSYNIISHLVHSKRRNRLAQKRMNDLVFVMYNLKLRERQRQRQRIIEEIPFENLPSDDEWVTERENPTLPRENSWLRVLDDNPKCDTSDEEGNEDDEIEILTRNVQRVYDHEDRQTHVR; from the exons ATGGACAACTTTGTTGTGAGAAAATCTGGGGGGTTGAATGTGAGACAAACAACCATAAgtgagaaatggaagaaacaagATAGAGATGAAGTTTGTCAAATAATGGCTAGGTGGTTCTATACAAGTGCCATTCCATTTAATGCTGTAAATAACCCATTATTTCCTTTAATGATTAGGAAATTGGGAGAATATGGAAAAGGACTTAAACCACCTTCATACCATGAAATGAGAGTGACCTTTTTGAAAAAAGAGGTGCAAGAGACATTGAATTTGCTCAATATGTACAAAAAAGAGTGGAAAAAAACTGGTTGTACTATTATGTCCGATGGATGGTCTGATCAGAGAAAGAGAACaatgaacaattttcttgtgAATAGTCCAGCTGGTACTGTGTTCTTATCTTCGGTAGATACcactgatatttcaaaaacagctcaaaaattatttgaattgttAGATGGTATTGTGGAAAAAATTGGAGAGGATAATGTTGTGCAGGTCATCACCGATAATGCTTCTAATTATAAGACAGCTGGAAAAATATTGatggaaaagagaaaaagattgTTTTGGACCCCTTGTGCTGCTCATTGTATTGATCTAATGTtagaagattttcaaaagtttgattCTCTCCACAAAGTTACTATACAAAAAGCGAAATCAGTGGTTACATATATTTATTCATGGGGTACAGTTATTAATTGGATGAAACAGTTCACTAATGGCAAGGAGTTGATTAGACCTGGAGTTACTCGTTTTGCTACTTCATACTTGACCATGAGACGTCTTAGCGAGCTGAAAGGGAATTTGTTTAACTTTTTCTGTTCggataaaaagaaaacaagcaTGTATGCTAGGAGaaacaaggggaaaaaaattgaGAGCATCATTTTTGATAATCAACAATTTTGGCCAAATGTGGAGTTATGTTTAAAGATAGCTTCGCCTCTTATCAAAGTATTGAGGATGGTTGATTCTGATGAAAAACCAGCCATGGGCTTTCTCTATAAAGCTATTGATCAGGCAAAAgaagaaatcaaacaaaatgtGAACAATATTCGAAAGAg ATTTGAATCGGCATTTGCTATCATTGATAAAAGATGGGAAGATCAATTGAGTCATCCTTTACATGCCACGGGTTATTATTTGAATCCTCAATTTCAATATAGTCCAGATTTTCAGTCGGATGCAAATATAAAACGTGGCCTTTATGATTGCATTGCTAAGATGGTTCCCGAATCTGGTGAAAGGGTGAAGATTGATTTGCAATTAGATGATTTTCGACATGCAAATGGATTATTTGGTCATGAAAATGCTGTACtaacaagaaacaagaaatctCCTG CTGATTGGTGGGAATCTTATGGCGATGAGTGTCCAGAGTTGAAAAATTTTGCCATTCGAATTCTCAGTTTAACTTGTAGCTCTTCTGGATGTGAGCGAAATTGGAGCGCATTTGAATTGATAATAATGTTTTCATATAATATAATATCTCATTTA GTACATTCTAAGAGAAGAAACCGTTTGGCTCAAAAAAGAATGAATGATCTTGTGTTTGTGATGTACAACTTGAAGTTGAGAGAGAGACAAAGGCAAAGGCAACGTATTATTGAAGAAATTCCTTTTGAGAATTTGCCTTCAGATGATGAATGGGTGacagagagagaaaatccaacTCTTCCAAGAGAAAATAGCTGGTTACGAGTTCTAGATGACAATCCCAAATGTGACACTTCAGATGAAGAGggaaatgaagatgatgaaaTTGAAATACTTACAAGAAATGTGCAGAGAGTTT ATGATCATGAAGATCGTCAAACCCATGTCCGTTGA